Proteins encoded by one window of Clostridium perfringens:
- a CDS encoding DUF975 family protein — protein sequence MTRKEIKSLSQDKLRGRWTNFLLLVLIVLGVQGLVTYFISNVESIGLSSILNLGNSFLLGPFLESLLVVFVIKLVDRDDKVGLKESIPSCKVWRNFIKKFLALILFELPISLIASIIAVVSFISIISNHFYEYLFMASMNYEDILSQYIGIFIIIILIVATYNIIVSLFFFPVKYIIVEEPELGIWEAVGKAFKMMKGHKWELFVLILSFIGWAILAVLPIVLGSIIIVLMNLSVKILPIFSIGLIWFFVYRDTIYRVYYLSISERALEIGKDELNQDIEVEEEDFEFRD from the coding sequence ATGACCAGAAAAGAAATAAAAAGTTTATCACAAGATAAGCTAAGAGGAAGATGGACAAACTTTCTTTTACTTGTATTAATAGTTTTAGGAGTACAAGGACTAGTTACGTATTTCATATCGAATGTAGAAAGTATAGGGCTAAGTTCAATTTTGAATTTAGGAAATAGCTTTTTATTAGGACCTTTTCTTGAATCTTTACTTGTAGTTTTTGTAATTAAATTAGTTGATAGAGATGATAAGGTTGGATTAAAAGAATCTATTCCTTCATGTAAAGTATGGAGAAATTTTATTAAGAAGTTCCTTGCTTTAATATTATTTGAGCTTCCAATATCACTTATAGCATCAATAATTGCTGTGGTATCATTTATTAGTATAATATCAAATCATTTTTATGAGTATTTATTTATGGCTTCTATGAATTATGAAGATATATTAAGTCAATATATAGGTATCTTTATTATAATAATATTAATAGTAGCTACTTATAATATTATAGTTTCATTATTCTTTTTCCCTGTTAAATATATTATAGTTGAAGAGCCAGAACTTGGTATATGGGAAGCTGTAGGAAAGGCTTTTAAAATGATGAAAGGTCATAAATGGGAGCTTTTCGTATTAATTTTAAGTTTTATAGGATGGGCAATACTAGCTGTTTTACCTATAGTATTAGGAAGTATAATTATTGTTTTAATGAACTTAAGTGTAAAGATATTACCTATTTTCTCTATAGGATTAATATGGTTCTTTGTATATAGAGATACTATATATAGAGTTTATTATCTTTCAATTTCAGAAAGAGCATTAGAAATAGGAAAAGATGAGTTAAATCAGGATATTGAAGTTGAAGAAGAGGACTTCGAATTTAGAGATTAG
- a CDS encoding DUF975 family protein: MNRKEIKSIAKSKLKGRWFNIVLLTLIIAIIEFGASEIIGRTAGITSNILNIANNFLLMPAITASGIIYTIKFVKSNEVVALNYAIPSVKTWGRFIMSMIVTMIFSIPILLVVFLGNIFLVLSITSLHSAMLTGQISMNPMIGVWGVVFLIVILVLILAAIVGILLFPLPYLMAEDTCGIWEAVKRSFKIMNGHKWELFIMGLSFLGWLILSALTLGIGLLWLLPYIQVTLRIYYLSITGRESEIN; encoded by the coding sequence ATGAATAGAAAAGAGATAAAAAGTATTGCTAAATCTAAGTTAAAGGGAAGATGGTTTAATATTGTCTTATTAACTTTAATCATAGCAATAATTGAATTTGGAGCAAGTGAGATTATTGGAAGAACCGCAGGAATAACTTCTAATATTTTAAACATAGCTAATAACTTTTTATTAATGCCAGCCATAACGGCTTCAGGGATTATATACACAATTAAATTTGTTAAGAGTAATGAAGTAGTAGCTTTAAATTATGCTATTCCAAGCGTTAAAACTTGGGGAAGATTTATAATGAGTATGATAGTTACTATGATCTTTAGTATTCCTATACTTTTAGTTGTGTTTTTAGGAAATATATTTTTAGTGTTATCTATAACATCATTACATAGTGCAATGCTTACTGGCCAAATATCTATGAATCCTATGATAGGAGTTTGGGGAGTAGTATTTTTAATAGTTATATTAGTATTAATTTTAGCTGCTATAGTAGGAATTTTATTATTCCCATTACCATATTTAATGGCTGAAGATACCTGTGGAATATGGGAAGCTGTTAAAAGAAGCTTTAAAATAATGAATGGTCATAAATGGGAACTATTTATTATGGGACTTAGCTTCTTAGGATGGTTAATATTATCAGCATTAACTCTTGGAATAGGATTATTATGGCTTCTACCATATATCCAAGTTACTTTAAGAATATATTATCTTTCAATTACAGGAAGAGAAAGTGAAATAAATTAA
- a CDS encoding L-lactate dehydrogenase: MIREKTNKISIIGAGFVGSTTAFALMQDGLASEIVIVDINKDKAHAEAMDLAQGAAFVKSVDIKSGDYADTKDSDIVIITAGVGPKPGETRLDIINKNLKIFQSIVPEVVKYSPNSILLVVSNPVDILTYITYKLSGFPKERVIGSGTVLDTSRLKYMLSEHFDIDARNVHTYIIGEHGDSEITAWSLTNIAGANVEEYCKTVCANCDGSFKKELPEKVKNAAYEIINSKGYTNYAVALAVTRIVEAILRDENAILTVSSLFEGQYGIDNVYLAMPTIVDRSGARQILDVPISNEEKENLIKSAEILKGHIANSELD, from the coding sequence ATGATAAGAGAAAAAACTAATAAAATCTCAATAATAGGTGCAGGATTCGTTGGTTCAACAACAGCCTTCGCATTAATGCAAGATGGATTAGCATCCGAAATAGTAATTGTTGATATAAATAAGGATAAGGCACATGCTGAAGCTATGGACCTAGCACAAGGTGCGGCATTTGTTAAATCTGTTGATATAAAATCAGGAGACTATGCAGATACAAAAGACTCTGACATAGTTATAATAACTGCTGGGGTTGGTCCAAAGCCAGGCGAAACAAGATTAGATATTATAAATAAAAACTTAAAAATCTTCCAAAGTATAGTACCTGAGGTTGTTAAATATAGCCCAAACTCAATACTTTTAGTAGTATCAAACCCAGTTGATATTTTAACTTATATAACTTACAAGCTTTCTGGATTCCCTAAAGAACGTGTTATTGGATCTGGAACTGTCTTAGATACTTCAAGATTAAAATATATGCTTTCAGAACATTTTGATATAGACGCTAGAAATGTTCACACATATATAATTGGAGAACATGGAGACTCAGAAATAACAGCTTGGAGCTTAACTAATATTGCTGGAGCAAATGTTGAAGAATATTGTAAAACAGTTTGCGCTAACTGCGATGGCTCCTTTAAAAAGGAACTTCCTGAAAAAGTTAAAAATGCAGCTTATGAAATAATAAATAGCAAAGGATATACAAACTATGCTGTAGCTCTTGCCGTTACAAGAATAGTTGAAGCAATCCTTCGTGATGAAAATGCTATTTTAACTGTTTCTTCTCTATTTGAAGGCCAATACGGAATTGATAATGTTTATTTAGCAATGCCTACTATAGTTGATAGAAGTGGAGCTAGACAAATTCTAGATGTCCCTATATCAAATGAAGAAAAAGAAAACCTAATAAAATCAGCCGAAATTTTAAAAGGTCATATAGCTAATTCTGAATTAGATTAG
- a CDS encoding MFS transporter, with product MEHVVKKGENTQEVKYNKWAILFCVVTMTFMSCIDGSIVNVALPKISYDLNKPILDTQWIVTTYLMVISALVLLCGRIGDIKGKCKVFKVGVLIFTIGSFFSGLSKTLPLLIVSRAIQGVGGSCAMATGMGIITAFFNEKERGKAMGLSASAVAMGVMVGPALGGILVSIRWDLIFWINVPIGIIAFLLSMVYLPKMETNSKEKIDIRGTIVFAIFIVSSMLSITKGEVLGYTDKYIMLGFIVSIVSFTVFIYLQKTVESPVLDLNLFKTKLFSLSIVCSALSFLAISSMNIIIPLYLEQALQMSSLHAGLFLMIYPLCLSIVAPLSSSLSDRFNGRLISLIGISLLTVALFFMGRININSTLIYLGTCCAIMGVGNGIFKSTNNALVMEKVPKHRLGIAGSVNSLVSNLAMAYGFTFATTILYGRMSYRLGYKVTNYIPGHEEAFLYGLDCVFFSATIMCLIASVVAFIRYRRKDI from the coding sequence ATGGAACATGTAGTGAAAAAGGGCGAAAATACACAAGAGGTTAAATATAATAAATGGGCTATATTATTTTGTGTAGTTACTATGACCTTCATGTCTTGCATAGATGGTAGCATAGTAAATGTAGCTTTGCCTAAAATTTCATATGATTTAAATAAGCCTATATTAGATACTCAATGGATTGTAACTACTTATCTTATGGTTATATCAGCCTTAGTATTACTTTGTGGAAGAATTGGTGACATAAAGGGTAAATGTAAGGTTTTTAAAGTCGGCGTTTTAATTTTTACAATAGGTTCATTCTTTAGTGGGTTATCAAAGACATTGCCTCTTCTTATAGTGTCTAGAGCAATTCAAGGGGTTGGAGGCTCCTGTGCAATGGCAACTGGTATGGGAATAATAACAGCTTTCTTTAATGAAAAAGAGAGAGGAAAGGCAATGGGGTTATCAGCTAGTGCAGTAGCTATGGGAGTAATGGTTGGACCTGCATTAGGTGGTATTTTAGTCTCTATAAGATGGGATCTTATATTTTGGATTAATGTACCTATTGGAATAATTGCTTTTTTACTTTCAATGGTTTATCTTCCTAAGATGGAGACAAATTCAAAGGAAAAGATAGATATAAGAGGAACAATAGTATTTGCAATATTTATAGTATCAAGCATGTTATCTATAACAAAAGGGGAAGTTTTAGGTTATACAGATAAATATATAATGTTAGGATTTATAGTATCTATAGTTTCTTTTACAGTATTTATATATTTGCAAAAGACAGTGGAATCACCAGTTTTAGATTTAAATTTATTTAAGACTAAACTATTTTCTCTAAGTATAGTGTGTTCAGCACTTTCATTTTTAGCTATAAGCAGCATGAATATAATAATTCCACTTTATTTAGAACAAGCATTACAAATGAGTTCTTTACATGCAGGATTATTTTTAATGATTTACCCACTATGTCTATCAATAGTTGCTCCACTTAGTAGTTCTCTTTCTGATAGATTTAATGGAAGATTGATTTCATTAATAGGAATATCTTTATTAACAGTAGCTCTTTTCTTTATGGGAAGAATAAATATAAATAGTACTTTAATTTATTTAGGAACTTGCTGTGCTATTATGGGGGTTGGCAATGGAATATTTAAATCAACAAACAACGCTCTTGTTATGGAAAAAGTGCCTAAGCATAGACTAGGTATTGCAGGAAGTGTTAACTCATTAGTTTCAAATTTAGCTATGGCCTATGGGTTTACATTTGCAACAACAATCTTATATGGAAGAATGAGTTATAGACTAGGGTATAAGGTCACAAATTATATACCAGGCCATGAAGAGGCATTTTTATATGGATTAGATTGTGTATTTTTTTCAGCTACAATAATGTGTTTAATCGCATCAGTAGTAGCATTTATTAGATATAGAAGAAAAGATATATAG
- the dhaK gene encoding dihydroxyacetone kinase subunit DhaK, which produces MKKIMNSAETLVREMCNGMVMAHPELEFLNKYKVVKKKDINEDKVTLISGGGSGHEPAHAGFIGKGMLDVAVCGDVFASPSQIQIYQAIKASKSNKGTLLIIKNYSGDMMNFKNAAHLATEDGIKVDYIKVDDDIAVEDSLYTVGRRGVAGTVLVHKIAGAAAERGNSLEEVKRIAEKAASSVKSIGFAFTSCTVPAKGTPTFELGEDEMEYGVGIHGEPGIRREKIATADELAERMVNQLINELDYKDEELVVLVNGFGATPLQELYLLNNSVFRELHKRGIKVCKNFVGNYMTSIDMAGASLSIMKLDDELKELMKDECDTPAFKVSNHMDMNEYEEVVIEEKEIPVSYKVETCESFKEIKDEKISLENMIYILDKMSEVIIDNEVPFCELDSHAGDGDFGMSVAKGFRILKREWKDILEIENLNISEFLNACSLVIMEHCGGASGPIWGSAFRAASKNVINKDELTVKDFAEMMQEAVLGIQKTGERSFGRGAVVGDKTLIDALVPCADSWTNSAEEGLSFKEAFKNGAEAAVLGAKKTEEIVARMGRAGTVGERSIGYPDAGAYGLGVIFTEISNDIK; this is translated from the coding sequence ATGAAGAAAATAATGAATTCAGCAGAAACACTAGTAAGAGAAATGTGTAACGGAATGGTTATGGCACACCCAGAGTTAGAATTTTTAAACAAGTATAAGGTTGTTAAAAAGAAAGATATTAATGAAGATAAGGTAACACTTATAAGTGGTGGTGGAAGTGGTCATGAACCAGCACATGCAGGGTTTATAGGAAAAGGTATGTTAGATGTAGCTGTATGTGGAGATGTATTTGCTTCACCTTCACAAATACAGATTTATCAAGCGATAAAAGCATCTAAGAGCAATAAAGGTACACTTCTTATAATCAAGAATTATAGTGGTGATATGATGAACTTTAAAAATGCAGCTCACCTTGCTACAGAAGATGGAATAAAAGTTGATTACATAAAGGTTGATGATGACATAGCTGTTGAAGATAGTCTTTATACTGTAGGACGTAGAGGGGTTGCAGGGACTGTTTTAGTACATAAAATAGCAGGAGCAGCTGCTGAAAGAGGAAATAGCTTAGAAGAAGTTAAAAGAATAGCTGAGAAAGCTGCTAGCAGTGTAAAAAGTATAGGATTTGCTTTCACATCTTGTACTGTTCCAGCTAAAGGAACTCCAACATTCGAATTAGGTGAAGATGAAATGGAATATGGAGTTGGAATACATGGAGAGCCTGGAATTCGTAGAGAAAAAATAGCTACAGCAGATGAATTAGCTGAAAGAATGGTTAATCAACTTATAAATGAATTAGATTATAAAGATGAAGAATTAGTTGTACTTGTAAATGGATTTGGAGCTACTCCTCTTCAAGAGTTATATTTATTAAACAACTCAGTATTTAGAGAATTACATAAAAGAGGAATTAAAGTTTGTAAAAACTTCGTTGGCAACTATATGACAAGTATAGATATGGCTGGAGCTTCATTATCAATAATGAAACTTGATGATGAGTTAAAAGAGTTAATGAAAGATGAGTGTGATACTCCAGCATTTAAAGTTAGTAATCATATGGATATGAATGAATATGAAGAAGTAGTAATTGAAGAAAAAGAAATTCCAGTATCATATAAAGTTGAAACTTGTGAATCATTCAAAGAAATAAAGGACGAAAAGATTTCACTTGAGAATATGATTTACATATTAGATAAAATGAGTGAAGTAATAATTGATAATGAAGTACCTTTCTGTGAATTAGACTCTCATGCAGGTGATGGAGACTTTGGAATGAGTGTTGCCAAAGGATTTAGAATACTTAAAAGAGAGTGGAAAGATATATTAGAAATAGAAAACTTAAATATATCAGAATTCTTAAATGCTTGTTCATTAGTTATAATGGAGCACTGTGGTGGAGCATCAGGTCCAATATGGGGATCAGCTTTCAGAGCAGCAAGCAAAAATGTTATAAACAAAGATGAATTAACAGTTAAAGATTTTGCAGAGATGATGCAAGAAGCAGTATTAGGAATTCAAAAAACTGGAGAGCGTTCATTTGGAAGAGGAGCTGTAGTTGGTGATAAAACATTAATAGATGCTTTAGTACCTTGTGCAGATTCTTGGACAAATAGTGCTGAAGAAGGATTAAGTTTCAAAGAAGCATTTAAAAATGGAGCAGAAGCAGCAGTTTTAGGAGCTAAGAAAACAGAAGAAATAGTAGCTCGTATGGGTAGAGCTGGTACAGTAGGTGAAAGAAGTATTGGTTATCCAGATGCAGGAGCATATGGTTTAGGTGTAATCTTCACTGAAATATCAAATGATATTAAATAA
- a CDS encoding glycerol dehydrogenase, translating to MRKAFICPTKYVQGENELLNLGYFVETYGKSALLIAHPEDIKRVKDKLDATAKKFNIEFVEGGFKGECSRQEVKRLQDLAKEMKCDCTVGLGGGKALDTAKCVAEGEKLIVVPTIAATDAPTSHSAVLYTEDGSFDDYAYFKASPSVVLVDTEVIAKAPTRFLVAGMGDALSTYFEARATSSSFTKVNAGLPCGVREEKCRPAIGTNASLALAKLCYETLLEDGKKAKDACDCNCVTKSLENIVETNILLSGLGFESGGLAAAHAIHDGLTILEGTHGYFHGEKVAFGTIAQLVLENAPKEELYEVLDFCLEIGLPVCLEDIGVTEVSDEELFEVAEKACIPEESIYSMPFGIEVSEVVSAIKLADKIGKDYKNRK from the coding sequence ATGAGAAAGGCTTTTATATGCCCAACAAAATATGTTCAAGGAGAAAATGAATTACTTAATTTAGGTTACTTTGTAGAGACTTACGGAAAGTCAGCACTTTTAATAGCTCATCCAGAAGATATAAAGAGAGTTAAAGATAAATTAGATGCAACAGCAAAGAAATTTAACATTGAATTTGTAGAAGGCGGATTTAAAGGTGAATGTTCACGTCAAGAAGTTAAAAGACTTCAAGATCTTGCAAAGGAAATGAAATGTGATTGTACAGTAGGTCTTGGTGGAGGAAAAGCTTTAGACACAGCTAAATGTGTTGCTGAAGGTGAAAAACTTATAGTAGTACCAACAATAGCAGCTACAGATGCTCCAACTAGTCACTCAGCAGTTTTATATACAGAAGATGGATCATTTGATGATTATGCATACTTTAAAGCAAGCCCAAGTGTTGTTTTAGTAGACACAGAGGTAATAGCAAAAGCTCCAACTCGTTTCTTAGTAGCAGGTATGGGAGATGCTTTATCAACTTACTTTGAAGCAAGAGCAACATCAAGTTCATTTACTAAAGTCAATGCGGGATTACCATGTGGGGTAAGAGAAGAAAAATGTAGACCAGCAATCGGAACAAATGCTTCATTAGCACTTGCTAAGCTTTGCTATGAAACATTATTAGAAGACGGAAAGAAAGCTAAAGATGCTTGTGATTGTAACTGTGTTACTAAATCTTTAGAAAACATAGTAGAAACAAACATATTATTATCAGGTTTAGGATTTGAGAGTGGTGGATTAGCTGCAGCTCATGCTATACATGATGGTTTAACAATATTAGAAGGAACACATGGATATTTCCATGGAGAAAAGGTTGCTTTTGGAACAATAGCTCAATTAGTTCTTGAAAATGCACCAAAAGAAGAATTATATGAAGTTTTAGATTTCTGTTTAGAAATAGGTCTTCCAGTATGTCTTGAAGATATAGGTGTAACAGAAGTTTCAGATGAAGAATTATTTGAAGTTGCAGAAAAAGCTTGTATACCAGAAGAGTCAATTTACTCAATGCCATTTGGAATAGAAGTTTCAGAAGTAGTATCAGCAATTAAATTAGCAGATAAGATAGGTAAAGACTACAAAAATAGAAAATAA
- a CDS encoding DsrE family protein, giving the protein MVKLKIIFHIDEPNKWPMVLENLKNVLNNAKETNRKYELEVLANSMAVFQLRELIARNTHLIDKIIEPAEQGVVFAVCNNSLNKFNISKDELFSFCKVVPAGIIELAEKQSEGYLYIKP; this is encoded by the coding sequence GTGGTTAAGTTGAAAATTATATTTCATATTGATGAGCCTAATAAATGGCCTATGGTTTTAGAAAACTTAAAAAATGTATTAAACAATGCTAAGGAGACCAATAGAAAATATGAATTAGAAGTGTTAGCAAACTCTATGGCTGTATTTCAGTTAAGAGAATTGATAGCTAGAAATACTCATCTAATAGATAAAATTATTGAACCGGCTGAACAAGGAGTAGTTTTTGCAGTATGTAATAACTCACTTAATAAGTTCAATATATCTAAAGATGAATTGTTCTCTTTTTGTAAGGTAGTTCCTGCTGGAATTATTGAACTTGCTGAAAAGCAATCAGAAGGATATCTATACATCAAACCATAA
- a CDS encoding acyl-CoA dehydrogenase family protein yields MDFSLTQKQLDVQRAVKEFAERELKPFAIENDENSTFPIEAYKKLGELGVIGLPYSTEYGGTGGDYLSYVLAIEEISKVDASMGIAVSVTTSLCAGGISNASEELKKKYLPDILSGKKLGSFGLTEPNAGSDAGGVITVAEKKGDNYILNGAKCFITNAPLSGTFIVFALTDRTKGPKGLSAFIVEKDFPGISIGKIEDKCGIKSAQVSEVLFNDCVVPASNLVGKEGDGFKIAMKTLDGGRIGVAAQGLGIAEGAFEIAKEYMKERKQFGKPLFKQQYLAFKMAELAVEIEQAKYMLYKAAMDKQEGKPYSVSAAKAKLVCTDAAMHVTTEAIQMLGGNGYMREYQLERMMRDAKITQIYEGTNEIQKLIISGSLFR; encoded by the coding sequence ATGGATTTCAGTTTAACACAGAAACAATTAGACGTACAAAGAGCAGTAAAAGAATTTGCAGAAAGGGAATTAAAACCATTTGCTATTGAAAATGATGAAAATAGTACATTCCCAATAGAAGCTTATAAAAAGTTAGGTGAATTAGGTGTCATAGGACTTCCATATTCAACTGAATACGGCGGAACAGGTGGAGATTATCTTTCATATGTCTTAGCTATAGAAGAAATTTCAAAGGTTGATGCATCTATGGGGATAGCAGTATCAGTAACTACTTCATTATGTGCTGGTGGAATTAGTAATGCATCAGAAGAGCTTAAGAAAAAATATCTACCAGATATACTTTCAGGTAAAAAGCTTGGATCTTTTGGATTAACTGAACCTAATGCTGGCTCAGATGCTGGTGGAGTTATTACTGTAGCTGAGAAAAAAGGAGATAATTATATATTAAATGGGGCTAAATGCTTCATAACAAATGCACCTTTATCAGGAACATTTATAGTTTTTGCTCTAACAGATAGAACAAAGGGACCTAAAGGATTATCAGCATTTATTGTAGAAAAAGATTTCCCAGGAATATCAATAGGAAAGATAGAAGATAAATGTGGTATTAAATCAGCACAGGTTTCAGAAGTTCTATTTAATGACTGTGTTGTACCAGCTAGCAACTTAGTTGGTAAAGAAGGTGATGGATTCAAAATAGCTATGAAAACTCTAGATGGAGGAAGAATTGGGGTTGCTGCCCAAGGCTTAGGAATAGCAGAAGGAGCTTTTGAAATAGCTAAAGAATACATGAAGGAAAGAAAACAATTTGGTAAACCTTTATTTAAACAACAATATTTAGCTTTCAAAATGGCTGAATTAGCAGTTGAAATTGAACAAGCTAAGTATATGTTATATAAGGCAGCAATGGACAAACAAGAAGGAAAACCTTATTCAGTATCAGCTGCTAAGGCTAAACTAGTTTGTACAGATGCAGCAATGCATGTTACTACTGAAGCTATTCAAATGCTTGGTGGTAATGGATATATGAGAGAGTACCAATTAGAAAGAATGATGAGAGATGCTAAGATCACTCAAATTTATGAAGGTACAAATGAAATTCAAAAATTAATAATAAGTGGAAGCTTATTTAGATAA
- a CDS encoding acyl CoA:acetate/3-ketoacid CoA transferase — MVRVSFLKPCEVAEFVKDGDTIVTEGFVASCCPESLTKALEKRFLETGHPRNLTLMYSAAQGNRDGSGADHFAHKGMTKRVIAGHWNMAPKLGKMAVENEIEAYNLPQGTLAQLFRDIAGKRVGTITHVGLNTFVDPRISGGKLNEVTKEDIVKLIEIEGEEKLLYKSFPIDVCFLRGSSADECGNVTLDREVATLDVTSIAQACKNNGGKVFVQVERVVSGGCLDPRLVKIPGIYVDGIVLAEPCDHEQCLGMKFNPAYTGEVRIPLSSIEKAPLNARKIIARRAAMELKKDTIVNLGIGIPEVISLVANEEGIGDYMTLTVESGPVGGVPQGGAAFGACINPDAILDQPYQFDFYDGGGVDLAFLGLAQADKNGNINVSKFGPRIAGCGGFINITQNAKKVIFCGTFTASGLKVETGDGKLHIIQEGKSNKFLEDVEQITFSGEYANKTNQPVMYITERAVFELRNDGLHLTEIAPGVNLEEDILAHMDFVPKIDEPLKLMDERIFYDKLMGLK; from the coding sequence ATGGTAAGAGTTAGTTTTTTAAAACCATGTGAAGTAGCGGAATTTGTTAAAGATGGAGATACTATAGTGACAGAAGGATTTGTTGCTAGCTGTTGCCCTGAATCCTTGACTAAGGCTTTAGAAAAACGTTTTTTAGAAACTGGTCATCCAAGAAATTTAACTTTGATGTATTCTGCAGCACAAGGAAATAGAGATGGAAGTGGAGCAGATCATTTTGCTCACAAAGGAATGACAAAAAGAGTAATAGCAGGTCATTGGAACATGGCTCCAAAGCTTGGAAAAATGGCTGTTGAAAATGAAATAGAGGCATATAATTTGCCGCAGGGAACTTTAGCTCAATTATTTAGAGATATAGCTGGTAAGAGAGTTGGAACTATAACTCATGTAGGATTAAATACCTTTGTTGATCCTAGAATAAGTGGAGGAAAGTTAAACGAAGTTACTAAAGAGGATATAGTTAAGCTTATTGAGATTGAGGGAGAAGAAAAGCTTCTTTATAAATCCTTTCCAATAGATGTTTGCTTCCTAAGAGGTTCATCAGCAGACGAATGTGGAAATGTAACTTTAGATAGAGAGGTGGCAACCTTAGATGTTACTTCAATTGCTCAAGCTTGTAAAAATAACGGAGGAAAAGTTTTTGTACAAGTTGAGAGAGTGGTATCAGGGGGATGCTTAGATCCTAGACTTGTTAAGATTCCAGGAATATATGTTGATGGAATTGTTTTAGCTGAACCATGTGATCATGAACAATGTTTAGGAATGAAATTTAATCCAGCTTATACAGGAGAAGTTAGAATTCCATTAAGCAGCATAGAAAAAGCACCTTTAAATGCAAGAAAAATAATTGCAAGAAGAGCAGCTATGGAGCTTAAAAAGGATACAATAGTTAACTTAGGAATTGGTATACCAGAGGTTATATCACTTGTTGCCAATGAAGAAGGTATTGGAGATTATATGACACTTACAGTTGAATCTGGTCCTGTTGGAGGAGTACCTCAAGGGGGAGCTGCCTTTGGAGCTTGCATAAATCCAGATGCTATTTTAGATCAGCCTTATCAATTTGATTTTTATGATGGTGGTGGAGTTGATTTAGCATTTTTAGGATTAGCTCAAGCTGATAAAAATGGAAATATAAACGTAAGTAAATTTGGACCTCGTATAGCAGGATGTGGAGGATTTATAAACATAACGCAAAATGCTAAAAAGGTTATATTCTGTGGTACTTTCACAGCTTCAGGATTAAAAGTAGAAACTGGAGATGGAAAGCTTCATATAATTCAAGAAGGTAAATCAAATAAATTCCTTGAAGATGTTGAGCAAATAACTTTCAGTGGAGAGTATGCTAATAAAACTAATCAGCCAGTTATGTATATAACTGAAAGAGCTGTATTTGAATTAAGGAATGATGGACTACATTTAACAGAAATTGCTCCAGGAGTTAACCTTGAAGAAGACATTTTAGCTCACATGGACTTTGTTCCTAAGATAGATGAACCACTTAAGCTTATGGATGAAAGAATATTCTACGATAAGCTTATGGGTCTTAAATAA
- a CDS encoding short-chain-enoyl-CoA hydratase, translated as MENIIFNESNGIAEVIINRPKALNALNNQTITELGEVINEISKRKDIKTVIITGAGEKAFVAGADIVEMKDLNSMEARDFSRLAQKVFSDIENMPQIVIAAVNGYALGGGCELSMACDIRLASKKAKFGQPEVNLGILPGFAGTQRLPRLVGKGIAKELIFSTDMIDAEEAHRIGLANKVYEPEELMDKARELANKIMSKSPVGVRLAKAAINNGLNMDTESAYNYEADLFALCFSTEDQLEGMNAFVDKRKADFKDK; from the coding sequence ATGGAAAATATTATTTTTAATGAATCAAATGGAATTGCTGAGGTAATTATAAATAGACCTAAAGCATTAAATGCCTTAAACAATCAAACTATAACTGAACTTGGTGAAGTTATAAATGAAATTTCAAAAAGAAAAGATATAAAAACTGTAATTATAACAGGAGCAGGGGAAAAGGCTTTTGTAGCTGGTGCAGATATTGTTGAAATGAAAGATTTAAATTCAATGGAAGCAAGAGATTTTTCAAGATTAGCTCAGAAGGTATTTTCAGATATAGAAAATATGCCACAAATTGTAATAGCTGCTGTTAATGGATATGCATTAGGAGGTGGATGTGAGCTTTCAATGGCTTGTGATATAAGATTAGCTTCTAAGAAAGCTAAATTTGGACAACCAGAAGTTAATTTAGGAATTCTTCCAGGTTTTGCAGGAACTCAAAGACTTCCAAGATTAGTTGGGAAAGGAATAGCTAAAGAGCTTATATTCTCAACAGATATGATTGATGCTGAAGAAGCACATAGAATAGGACTTGCTAATAAGGTTTATGAGCCAGAAGAGTTAATGGATAAGGCAAGAGAATTAGCTAATAAAATAATGAGTAAGAGCCCAGTAGGAGTTAGATTAGCTAAGGCAGCAATAAATAATGGCTTAAACATGGATACTGAATCAGCATATAACTATGAGGCAGATTTATTTGCTTTATGTTTCTCAACAGAAGATCAATTAGAAGGTATGAATGCCTTTGTTGATAAGAGAAAAGCTGATTTTAAAGATAAATAA